A single Dermacentor variabilis isolate Ectoservices chromosome 9, ASM5094787v1, whole genome shotgun sequence DNA region contains:
- the Nse1 gene encoding SMC5-SMC6 complex component Non-SMC element 1, translating to MTVYGDLHRTFLQVMMSRKLLSLPEFEELVRHCHSKCDVSCIEVSNPQALAKFVSVVNNKLSPFHMRIKGGVSEEDGSHFYALVNMRDDALSKCATKFPGNELKFFKKLVLKIAGSNCGRITSTAALNMVYDDNDMGLQIRTAQSLVDQMVELGCLIAEEGNISLAPLTLLEMEPYLREQLGEELPNCHVCKQMCIKGELCPNPNCSIKLHSHCATQIFRKRSHTSGSCPSCDEPWEL from the exons ATGACTGTTTACGGAGACCTGCATCGTACTTTCCTCCAGGTTATGATGTCACGGAAGCTATTGTCTCTGCCTGAATTTGAGGAGTTAGTCCGGCACTGCCACAGTAAATGCGACG tttcatgcATTGAAGTGAGCAACCCGCAAGCGCTTGCCAAGTTTGTGTCTGTTGTCAACAACAAATTATCTCCATTTCACATGCGCATCAAAGGTGGTGTGAGCGAAGAAGATGGCTCACATTTCTACGCTCTTGTAAACATGAGAGATGATGCGCTGTCAAAGTGTGCCACAAAGTTCCCTGGCAACGAGTTGAAGTTCTTCAAGAAACTG GTGTTGAAGATTGCAGGGTCCAATTGTGGGCGCATAACTTCAACAGCGGCACTGAACATGGTCTACGATGATAATGATATGGGCCTTCAGATAAGGACAGCGCAAAGTCTTGTTGATCAGATGGTCGAACTTGGCTGTCTGATTGCG GAGGAAGGCAACATATCCTTGGCCCCATTGACGCTCCTTGAAATGGAACCCTACCTTAGAGAGCAGCTTGGTGAAGAGCTTCCCAACTGCCACGTGTGCAAGCAGATGTGCATTAAG GGCGAGCTCTGTCCCAACCCCAACTGCTCCATCAAGCTCCACAGTCACTGTGCAACGCAGATCTTTCGTAAAAGATCACACACATCCGGAAGCTGTCCAAGCTGCGACGAGCCGTGGGAGTTGTAG